The Ammospiza caudacuta isolate bAmmCau1 chromosome 17, bAmmCau1.pri, whole genome shotgun sequence genome has a segment encoding these proteins:
- the MRPS34 gene encoding small ribosomal subunit protein mS34, whose protein sequence is MARKKLHRPIAAMARKIREYRALKDRPRDSQRFAVDYETMRRPLTQKRLPVRAWEDVRNENRLLALLCRLPRFGVGRTVTRKSWLWAHREPCYWVITKVKADYTAENMDHGRAWGYLTFKGKTEEEVREIDKAMYHDWRIVPKHEEEAFKKFIPVPEVTVRFLPYPPLLRAMILAQWQKEGKPIMEEPVIDLEEGLASPQEWAKKKATGTPV, encoded by the exons ATGGCCCGCAAGAAGCTGCACCGGCCTATCGCCGCCATGGCCAGGAAGATCCGCGAGTACCGGGCGCTGAAGGATCGGCCGCGGGACTCTCAGCGCTTCGCCGTGGACTACGAGACCATGCGGCGGCCGCTGACGCAGAAACGGCTGCCCGTGCGGGCCTGGGAGGACGTGCGGAACGAGAACCGCCTGTTGGCGCTGCTCTGCCGCCTGCCGCGCTTCGGCGTGGGCCGCACCGTCACCCGCAAGTCCTGGCTGTGGGCGCACCGCGAGCCCTGCTACTGGGTCATCACCAAGGTGAAGGCGGACTACACGGCCGAG AACATGGACCATGGAAGAGCCTGGGGCTACCTGACCTTCAAAG GCAAAACTGAAGAGGAAGTGAGGGAGATTGACAAAGCAATGTACCATGACTGGCGCATAGTGCCCAAACACGAGGAGGAAGCCTTCAAGAAATTCATCCCAGTGCCTGAGGTGACTGTTCGGTTCCTGCCATACCCACCACTGCTCCGAGCCATGATCCTTGCACAGTGGCAGAAGGAGGGAAAGCCAATCATGGAAGAGCCAGTTATTGATCTGGAGGAGGGCCTGGCCTCTCCCCAAGAGTGGGCAAAGAAAAAAGCTACTGGGACACCAGTATAG